The nucleotide window GCTGTTTAGCTTCTTGAATTTCTTCAAAAGAAGCATCTTCTGTGACCCCAAGTTGTTGATAGGGATTTTGCTCGCTCATCTATAACCTCCCTTGCGGATTGCCCTATATTCAGCAGTCTTTTAAATATAGTGTATTAACGACTGACATTATTGCCCACCGATAACAGGTAGCTCTCTCTAGGATAACTTGGACTGAACTGTCTGTTATCCTTTATGTTTTATCTGTGATACAACTATAAATTAAATTATCGATGAAATCTCTTAATATTGAAATCTTTGAGTGCTGTTGAAATTTTTTAAAAAAGGACTAAATCAGCAACCCCTTTGCCAATATAAGGGTGAGTTCGCCAGTTACGGCTAATCTCTCTTTCCGCTTAAAGGTATTTTATCACAAAATCAATCATTTAGCCGTGCTTTGCTGTTTGATTTCTGGCCGCAATTGATCTCCCGCTAATCTTATCAGATGTAACGGGAGTCCTCTTGCTCAATTTCAATAGATTATGGATTCCAATTTTGTCGCCAACGACTCCAGACAGGAATTCCCTGATTATCTCTTAACATTAACGTTTGATTGCCCTTTTTAATTTCAGCCGCGATGAGATTGGGTTGTTGATTAAAATTGTCAATTTTTGAACCAGTCACCGTAATTGTATCTTGAGGCTGAATTTGTAGATCTTGGTTTTCTAGATACCATTGAGGGCCCAGATGAACATCAACGATTTGATTGCCGGTTTGCAGTTGTAGATGTAAACCTTGAGACATTCCTCGACCGGAAGGGAAAGAATTAATACTAATCACTTCTCCCGTGAGAGTTTCAACGGTGTTAGGGTTATACATTCCCATCCCGTGACCCCATCGGCCTCTTCCATAGCCTCTGTTACCCATCATAGGAGCATTTTCTAACATCATCCATTGGTGATGTTGGGAGTAGTTAGGGGTCGTTTCCCAACAAGGTGCTAAATTAGGGTCAGAATTTGGAGGGGAAACGGTGTCTTGAGCGAGCATAGGGGTTGTCCCGACCGATACTAAAACTATCCCGATGACAGCAAAAATTTTTAAACTTTTTTTGGCTAGGCTGAATCTCATTATTTTAGCCTCCTAGCGCTGTTATATTTAATCGTTAATCCTATTATAAAATTTCCTAATTCAGAAATTATTCTTAAATCACAAAAATTTACTCTTTTTCGGCTCATCATTTAATTTATAAGTTCAGTCCGGCTGATTTTCACTCTTTTAGAGGGAAATGTAACCCATCTGAAAAAATCAACCGATAAGAAAAATTTTAGATAAAATTCAACTTTTCCGGCGGTTTTGAGTAGTATAAATACAATCTTAAGGATTTTTGTATGTCACAATAAAAAGCGGTAATCATCATAAGTAGTGACCCATATCAATAAGGTCTTACGTCATGGAATCACTCTATAGTTATGCTTGGCTGATCCCTGTTCTCCCCTTAATTGGAGCAGTGGTCGTCGGCAGTGGTTTAATCTCTGTAAATCAAGCGACAAATCGTCTTCGACAAGTCAACTCCATCTTTGTAGTGTCCTTATCAGGGGCGGCGATGGTGTTTTCTTTTGCCCTGTTGTGGAGTCAAATTCAGGGTCATGAGAGTTATACTCAAATGATTGAATGGGCAGCCGCAGGGAATTTTAATCTAAAAATGGGGTATGTGATCGATCACATCAGCGCCCTGATGTTAGTGATTGTCACTACCGTAGCCTTTTTAGTGATGATCTACACCGACGGATATATGGCCCACGATCCGGGTTATGTCCGTTTCTATTCCTATTTGAGTTTATTTGCCTCTTCGATGTTAGGTCTGGTGATAAGTCCTAACTTGGTGCAAGTTTACGTCTTCTGGGAATTGGTGGGGATGTGTTCTTATCTGCTGATTGGGTTCTGGTTTGACCGCAAATCAGCCGCAGACGCTTGTCAAAAAGCCTTTGTGACCAACCGGGTAGGAGACTTCGGCTTACTGTTGGGAATGCTTGGGTTATACTGGGCAACCAATAGCTTTGATTTTGAAGTCATGGGCGATCGCCTACAAGAATTAGTCTCCTCTGGGGCGTTAAGTGGCGCATTAGCGGCGTTATTTGCGGTGTTGGTCTTTTTAGGCCCTGTGGCTAAATCGGCTCAATTTCCCCTTCATGTGTGGCTACCGGATGCGATGGAAGGCCCTACCCCCATTTCTGCTCTGATTCACGCAGCAACGATGGTGGCCGCAGGAGTCTTTTTAATCGCCCGGATGTATCCTGTCTTTGAGCAAATTCCGGCAGCGATGACGGTTATTGCTTGGACTGGAGCATTTACCGCCTTTTTAGGAGCAACGATCGCTCTAACTCAAAATGACATCAAAAAGGGTTTAGCTTACTCCACCATGTCCCAATTAGGATACATGGTCATGGCCATGGGAATTGGCGGTTACGCCGCCGGGTTATTCCACCTGATGACCCATGCTTACTTTAAAGCAATGTTATTCCTCGATTCTGGGTCAGTGATTCACGGAATGGAGGGGGTTGTCGGTCATGATCCGATTGTTTCCCAAGATATGCGGGTAATGGGAGGATTAAGAAAATATATGCCCATTACTGCTCTCACCTTTTTGATCGGAACGTTGGCCATTTGTGGAATTCCGCCTTTTGCTGGTTTCTGGTCAAAAGATGAAATTCTTCACCTCGCCTTTGAAGCTAACCCTCTCTTATGGGGTGTGGGTTGGTTAACCGCAGGACTCACGGCGTTTTATATGTTCCGGATGTATTTCATGACCTTTGAAGGCGACTTTAAAGGAAATGATCTCGAAATGCGGAAATATGTTCAAACTCATCGAGGATTACCCTTAGCACAACCGGCTTTTGGCCCTGGTGCGATGGATGTTAGAGAATTAGAGCATGAAGCTGATCAAGACGATCACGATCACGATCATGGCCATGGTCATAGTCATTCTCCCCATGAGTCTCCTTTGACAATGACTTTACCGTTGATGATCTTGGCCGTTCCTTCTACCCTCCTTGGATTGATTGGTAGACCTTGGGAAAATTACTTTGAAGAGTTTATTTATCCCCCCGGAGAAATTATCGAAGAAGCTGCCCATCATTTCAACTGGAATGAGTTTTATATTATGGGTGGATCTTCTGTGGGAATTGCCTTAATTGGCATTACTCTCGCTTCTTTTATGTATCTATACAAGAAGATCGATCCGGCTGCGATCGCCGAGAAAGTCCCCTCCCTCTACAAACTCTCCCTCAATAAGTGGTACTTCGACGAGATTTACGATCGCCTTTTTATCCGGGGTTCTCGTCGTTTAGCTCGTCAGATCATGGAAGTAGACTATCGGGTGATCGATGGAGCAGTCAATTTAACTGGACTAGCTACGATTATTAGTGGTGAAGGGTTAAAGTATTTAGAAAACGGTCGCGCTCAATTTTACGCTTTAATTGTTTTTGCTGCGGTTTTGGGTTTTGTGATTGTGTTTAGCGTGGTTTAATGTGTGTGGGGTGGGCAAGGCCCACCTTTTTAGTTAACAGTTAACAGTGAACAGTTAACAGTGAATAGTTATTAATGAGTAAGTTAAAATAACAGTAACTTTAATTGTAGGATGCGTCCCCGACGCATCTCCCCATACATAGTCTGTTTTAGCGGATTGATGGGTAAGTCCTGAGTAAAACAAGTTTTAGAAGCAGGAAATTTAGACGGAATATAATACAAGTTTTAAAAAATAAATCTATAGGTTTTGATGCGTCATCGACGCATCTTACTCAGTAATTTATTATGTATAATAAATGAATAATAGGAATTAAAAAGAGGAAATATGGGACAACAATTATCTTCTGATTCCTCAACCATTATTTATCCTGACAGCGATGGTCAACCGATGGCAGATAATACTAAGCAATTTCGCTGGATAACGGTAATTAAAGAAAACTTAGAATTATTATTTGCTTCAAACAGGGATGTATTTATTGCTGGAGATTTACTTTGGTATCCCGTTCAAGGGAATAATACCATCCGTCAAGCTCCCGATACTATGGTAGTTTTTGGAAGACCAAAAGGCGATCGGGGTTCTTATCGTCAGTGGGAAGAAGATAATATTCCCCCTCAAGTTGTGTTTGAAATTCTCTCCCCTGGAAACCGTCTTAAAGAGATGGCTAAAAAGTTTCAATTTTATGAGCGTTACGGGGTTGAAGAATATTATATTTATGATCCCGATAAGATAGATTTACAAGGATGGCTAAGGTCTGGGGATAAATTAGAAGTTATTGAAGAAATGAATGATTGGGTGAGTCCCCGCCTAACCATAAAGTTTAATCTAACTCCAGATACCCTAGAAATTTATCGCCCCGACACAGAGAGAT belongs to Gloeothece citriformis PCC 7424 and includes:
- a CDS encoding Uma2 family endonuclease, with protein sequence MGQQLSSDSSTIIYPDSDGQPMADNTKQFRWITVIKENLELLFASNRDVFIAGDLLWYPVQGNNTIRQAPDTMVVFGRPKGDRGSYRQWEEDNIPPQVVFEILSPGNRLKEMAKKFQFYERYGVEEYYIYDPDKIDLQGWLRSGDKLEVIEEMNDWVSPRLTIKFNLTPDTLEIYRPDTERFLTFVELAQSREQDRQKVQQLEQAQREAIPRLQKLGLTVEQIAEALSLSVEEVRKELE
- a CDS encoding NAD(P)H-quinone oxidoreductase subunit 5, translated to MESLYSYAWLIPVLPLIGAVVVGSGLISVNQATNRLRQVNSIFVVSLSGAAMVFSFALLWSQIQGHESYTQMIEWAAAGNFNLKMGYVIDHISALMLVIVTTVAFLVMIYTDGYMAHDPGYVRFYSYLSLFASSMLGLVISPNLVQVYVFWELVGMCSYLLIGFWFDRKSAADACQKAFVTNRVGDFGLLLGMLGLYWATNSFDFEVMGDRLQELVSSGALSGALAALFAVLVFLGPVAKSAQFPLHVWLPDAMEGPTPISALIHAATMVAAGVFLIARMYPVFEQIPAAMTVIAWTGAFTAFLGATIALTQNDIKKGLAYSTMSQLGYMVMAMGIGGYAAGLFHLMTHAYFKAMLFLDSGSVIHGMEGVVGHDPIVSQDMRVMGGLRKYMPITALTFLIGTLAICGIPPFAGFWSKDEILHLAFEANPLLWGVGWLTAGLTAFYMFRMYFMTFEGDFKGNDLEMRKYVQTHRGLPLAQPAFGPGAMDVRELEHEADQDDHDHDHGHGHSHSPHESPLTMTLPLMILAVPSTLLGLIGRPWENYFEEFIYPPGEIIEEAAHHFNWNEFYIMGGSSVGIALIGITLASFMYLYKKIDPAAIAEKVPSLYKLSLNKWYFDEIYDRLFIRGSRRLARQIMEVDYRVIDGAVNLTGLATIISGEGLKYLENGRAQFYALIVFAAVLGFVIVFSVV